The genomic DNA TCATCCACTCACACATCCCTGCGACGATCTCCTGATTCTTCCGAGGCGGGAAATAATGCGTGTAGGCTTGATAATACTGTGTCTCAACCTTTTTCCCCATCTCCCTCAGCCCCTCTTCAAGGCGGCGCGCATGTTCGATGGAGACGTTTTGATCCTGTTCACCGTGAATGATCAGGACTGGTGCCTTCAGGCGATCGAGCTGGAAGAGCGGTGTCCTCCACTCGTAACGCTCGGGTACTTTCTTCGGCGTCCCGCCGATGACACGCTTCATCATGCGACGCAGGTCGACCCTCTCTTCGTATGTAAGGAACATATCTGTTACCCCTCCCCAGGAGACGACGGAAGCAACATCTGGCCGTTCGATGGCCGTCAGGAGGGCCATCACCCCGCCGCGGGAGAATCCGAACACATGGATCCCTCCTGTCACCCGGGGATGATCCCGCAGAAGGTCCACACCCGATACGGCATCCTCGCGATCATCCCCGGCAAAGTCCTCGCTTCCCTCTCCGCCGAGGTTTCCCCGGTAATAGGGGGCAAAGACGATGAAGCCGTGGGAAGCAAACTGGCCGATCCTTGCCGGCCTCACTTTCCCCACACCCTTGATTCCTCCCCTTAAGTACAGGAAGCCCGGGTACCCGCTGCCGTTTGCAGGCTCCGCAAGCATCCCCTTCACCTTCAAACCGCCAGACATATACGTCAACTCGAACATCCTCACCGCCGGGTTCGGGGAAGGAAATTCATATTTTTGGATAATCGTCCCGTTTTTCATCATCTCTTCCTTTCCCATGGGTATTCACACATATTTTACCCCAAACATACAATGGTTTAGCAAATGAAAACCGTGCGTGACAGGTAAAACGTCAGTCATGCAGCAAAGGAGGAAACGGCTGTGAAAAAGTGGATACGGACCGGCATGGCAGTCGCCGGGATTGCTTTATTGGCCTCAGGCTGCGGGAAACAGGCAGAACCACTTGAGAAAGTACGTGTGGCAGAAGTCACCCGATCGATCTTCTATGCACCGGAATATGTAGCGATCGAGAAAGGGTTCTTCGAAGACGAAGGATTGAACGTCGAGCTGAAAACCACCTGGGGCGGAGACAAGACGATGACGGCCCTCCTGTCGAACGGAGCCGACATCGCCCTTGTCGGATCGGAAACGTCCATTTATGTCCACGCCCAGGGCTCGGATGACCCGGTGATCAACTTCGCCCAGCTCACCCAGACCGACGGTACCTTCCTTGTGTCCAGGGAAAAGGTGGAGAACTTCGAATGGGAACAGTTGAAGGGAACGACCTTCCTCGGCCAGCGTAAAGGCGGCATGCCGCAGATGGTCGGCGAATTCGTGCTGAAGGAGCACGGCATCGATCCGCACAAGGATCTCGACTTGATCCAGAACATCGATTTTGCAAACGTGGCGAATGCCTTCGCATCCGGTACAGGTGACTATGTACAGCTGTTCGAACCGACCGCTTCCATCTTCGAGAAGGAAGGAAAAGGACATATCGTCGCCTCATTCGGCACCGAGTCCGGACATGTGCCTTATACGACCTTCATGGCAAAAGAAAGCTACATGAAAAAGAATGATGAAACCGTGGATAAGTTCACCCGGGCGCTCTACAAAGCCCAGCAATGGGTCGATCAAGCCAGTTCAAAAGAGATCGCCGAAGTGATTGCACCGTACTTCGAGGATACAGATCCCGCCATCATGGAAACCGTCGTGGACCGCTACAAGTCTCAAGGCTCATTTGCCACCGATCCGGTCCTTGATCAGGAAGAGTGGGAAAATCTCCAGAACATCATGGATCAGGCCGGGGAACTGCCTGAGAGAATCAATCACGATACGCTGGTGAATACATCGATTGCCGAGAAAGCATCCAAAGAATAGCTAAGATCGGGCTGACGGATGAGTCAGCCCTTCTTACGTATCAGATAGGAGGGGTTCACTGTTGAGTTTTTTATCGTTGGATTCCATCAGCCATACGTACTTTTCCTTGAAGGCGGCCAATGCCGCTATCGACGATGTTTCCCTTCACGTGGATGAAGGGGAGTTCATATCGTTCATCGGACCGAGCGGGTGCGGCAAAACCACCCTCCTTTCCATCATCGCGGGTCTCATGGATCCGACGGAAGGTTCCGTGAATCTTGAAGGGCGTCCCATTTCCGAGAGAAGGGACCTGACCGGATACATGCTTCAGCAGGACTATCTGTTCCCCTGGAAGACGATCGAGGAGAATATTTTGATCGGTCTGTCCATTAAAGGGACGGTCACGCCCGGGAAAAGAAAAGAAGCCTCGGCTCTTCTGAAGGAAATGGGTCTTGAAGGGGTACAGAATCTTTATCCAAGGGAACTGTCGGGAGGGATGCGGCAGCGGGCAGCCCTGATCAGGACGCTCATCACCGAGCCGAGGCTCCTTCTCCTTGATGAGCCCTTCTCCGCCCTCGATTACCAGACGAAACTGAAACTTGAAGATCTTGTGTTCACTACATTGAAGTCATTCGGGAAGACCGCGATCCTCGTGACCCATGACATCGGCGAGGCGATTGCCATGAGCGACCGCATCTATCTGTTCGCAGCCAAACCCGGACGGATCCACGCGACCTTCGAGGTTCCGGTCGGGTTGCGCGGGCAAACACCGTTTGATGTCAGGAATCACGATGATTACCCTGCATTTTTCCAAATGATATGGAAGGAGCTTGAAAGCCTTGACGCGTGACACGCATCAAAAACACAAGGAGTATATTCAGAGCCTGAAAAAAGAAAAACGCCTGGTATGGCTTTACCAGGGGTTGATCTTCATCGTATTCTTCGGGGCTTGGGAGACGGCGAGCCGGCAGTCCTGGATCGATCCCCTCATCTTCAGCTCCCCGACGAAAATATGGGATCTGTTCATGGAGAAACTCTCGGACGGGACTCTCGTCACCAATCTATCCGTGACCTTGGGGGAGACGGTGATCGGCTTCATACTGGGCACGCTGCTCGGGACACTCCTCGCAGCCCTCTTGTGGTGGTCTCCCTTCCTCTCGAAGGTTCTTGATCCGTATCTTGTCATCTTGAACGCCATGCCGAAAGTGGCACTGGGTCCGATCCTCATCGTCGGTCTCGGACCGGGCTTCACATCGATCATCGCCATGGGGACGATCATTTCCGTCATCATCACGACGATCGTCGTGTACACTTCCTTCCGGGAAGTCGACCCCAATTACCTGAAGGTGATGCACACATTCGGCGCAAAGCGCAGCCGAACGTTCAAGGAAGTGATCCTCCCTTCCTCGTTCCCGACCATCATCTCGACCCTGAAGGTGAACGTCGGGCTCTCATGGGTGGGCGTCATCGTGGGGGAATTCCTCGTATCGGCCAAGGGACTTGGCTATATGATCATTTATGGATTCCAGGTGTTCAACTTCACCCTTGTCCTCATGTCCCTTCTCGTGATCGCCGTCTGTGCCACCCTCATGTATAAGGTCGTGGAAATCATCGAGAAGAAGCTTATCCGTTCGTGACCTTCTTCAGTGCCAGTTCGATGACACGGTCCTTCATGATGAAGCTGAACGATGGGTCATCCTGTATCCCGGTCCAGTCCCCGTTCCACAGGAAGATCCCATCCGTTTCAAGATAGTCCTCCTTGTCGATGATCTCCTTCACTTCTCCGAAAAAGATCGTCTTCACGAACGGGGCGTCGCCATGCACCTTGTATTCCCCGATGAAGGCCGGTTCCGTGATGACGGCCCCCGTTTCTTCATACGTCTCCCGTATGGCCGCTTCCTCCAGGGACTCACCCTTTTCCCTCTTCCCCCCGGGGAATTCGAGGCCCCTCTTTTTATGACGGGTGAACACCCAGTCTTCACCGTACCGGCAAATGACGAGGACATGCCCGGATTCCGGGGAGAAGGCATCTCGCCTGTATGAAAAGTGGACGTCCAGTCCGTTCGCATCCTTGAATTGTTCCATTATGCTTCACCTCATTCTATCTACCATTATAACCACAAATAAAAAGGACCGGTCCACCATTAAAGCTCTGGTGGACCGGTTTCCCGTTAAGGTCAATCGGAGGATTTGAGGATTCCCATGCTTTCGATAAAGGCGCGTGCTTCTTCGTCCCCCAACCGGTGAAGGGTTTCGTAGACGCGATGAAGATTTTCATCGTACGCATCATTTTCCCGGTCGAAGTGATATTGGACAAAGGGCACGTGGGCCCGGTAAAAGTTTTGCCAGCTCACCGAATGGTTTGAGTCGAAGATCTCACGCAGTCCAATGATTTCTTCATCCGTAGCGGAGATCTTGAAGTTCCACGGAGAATCCGTCGAGCTCCTTGAGATCTCACCGGTCGCGACTTCAATATAATAGTCATTCCGTTCTTCCTGCAAGCGGTCCACCCCTTTTCATCTTTCTATCCTCATTTTCCTCAATATCACATTTTCTATTCATTTCCCTCTCTTTTTCAGGATTTCCACGGCCTTCTTCAAAAATTCCGGGACTGGCACCCCTGCCCGTCCGACATTTTCGATGATGGAAATCATTTCGTTGCAGATATAGAAAATGATGGTCGCATTACGAATAAAGTACTGATCTGACAATATAGTATCTAATAAGTGCGCGACAGTCACCAGGGCGAAAATCAGGACCTTACGGGCAATCCCCTTGAGACCGAATCGGCTCGAGAGTTTTCCTTCTATGGCACCTGCGATGACGCCGGTGAAATAATCGAGGATGACCACGGCAACCAGAAAGGTCAACAGGGGGTTCCATTCACCGAATAACTGGATGATGTAGGCCCCCATTCCCGAGCCTGCCACCAATAATACTCTTTCCAAATGTAAGCATCTCCTTTCCGTAAACCTCGCTTCCATATGCATCAAGAACCGGCACTCCGGCTCATATCCATTGATCATGGGAATGGAGCAAAATGATTAGTTTATATCGGGGGTGGGTAATGACAAAAATAGAGTTGTCCCCACATAATATGTGGAGTAATTGAGAAGGGTTCGTGATAGAATGAACATAAGGGAGGTGAAGCGCATGAAGCTGATCGAAGAGATTTATGAAATGTACCGCGGCAGGATCAAAGGTACCGATGAAGATTTGGATCTTATTGCCCTTACCATCCTTGAAGACACCTCACGGGAAGAACTTCTTGAGATGCTGAATGAGCTGGAAACCGGGGAACTGGAATACTTCTTCCGTTTATACATATTTGAAACCTTGAAGGAAAGATGGTCCAAAGGGGCAGGACGCGAGCCTGCCGGGAACAAGAGCTATCATTGAGGTGAAAGGCAAAGAAGCTGACCCCGGGGGTCAGCTTCTTTGCCTTTTCATTCATCGTCTGGCAGGGTGATCAACACCCGTTTGATTCTCTTTTCGTCCGCTTCGAGTACTCTGAAGGTGATCCGCTCAAACTCCACAGCCGCACCGGGTTCAGGGATATCGCCAAGCTCGCTGATGATGAACCCGCTCACTGTATCAAACTCTTCGCTCGGCAGATCGGTTTCGAGGATCCGTTCGGCATCATGCAAGTTCGTCGTCCCGTCGAATTCATAGACCCGCTCATCGATCTGCTCATACCCCTCTTCTTCATCATCATACTCATCATAAATATCACCGACGATTTCCTCCAGCAGATCTTCCAGGGTCACAATCCCCGCCGTTCCACCGAATTCATCCAGCACGACGGCCAGATGGACTTTGTTCAGCTGCAGGTCCCGGAACAGTTCATCGGTCATCCTCGATTCCGGTACAAAATAAGGGGGACGGCTCACCTGCTTCAGATCGAAGTCTTCCTTTACTCCCGTCTCCATATACTGAAGGATGTCCTTCACGTGTAGCACGCCCGTAATATGATCGATATCTTCTTCATAAACAGGAAAGCGCGTATATTTCTCCTGATTCACGAAGTGGACCACCTCTTCAAAGCCTGCATCTACCGACAGGGCCGTCACGTTGGTGCGGTGGACCATGATCATGGACACGGTCGTATTATCAAACTCAAAAATATTATTGATCATGGTCTTCTCCGCATCCTGGATGGTCCCCCGCTCCTTGCCGACGTCCACCATCATGCGGATTTCTTCCTCGGTGACCTCTTCATCATGTGCATCCGGGTCGATTCCGAATAATCGAAGGATGGCGTTCGTTGACAGCGTAAGCAGCTTCACAAACGGATACGTCAAAGCAGACAGGATTGACAGCGGCCTGGCCACGAACATGGAGATCGGCTCCGGGCGCTGCATGGCGATGCGCTTCGGCACAAGCTCACCGATCACAAGGGTGAAGTAGGACAGGATGATCGTGATGACCACGACAGACACGGTTTCGAGGATCCTCTGTGAAAGGGGGACACCCCAGTCATGAAGCAGATCTGCCATCCTTCCCGCAAAGCTCCCTGCGGCGAATGCGCTCGCCAGGAAACCGGCCAGGGTGATCCCCACCTGGATGGTGGCGAGGAAGCGGCTAGGCTCGGCAAGCAGGTTCACGAGCAGCCCCGCTTTTTTATCCCCCTGCTCCGCAAGCAGCTTGATCTTCGTATCATTCATGGATATGAGGGCGATTTCAGAAGCGGCAAAAAAGGCATTCAGGATCATAAGGATGAGCAGGAATAAAAGGTCGATTGACAATCTGGGTTCCTCCGATCTCCAGTGGATTTACCCGTTAGTATGCACTCTTTCCTCCAGCCTACAACAAAAAAACGCCTGGATACCCAGACGCTCCCTACCCTTTCTGATCGATCACGGTGCCTTTATGAGGGTGTGATGCTTCTTTCATGTCCTGAAGCATGACGACCGCCTGTGCTGCCTGGGTGGCCATCTGAGTCTTCATAAGGCTCAGACTCACCGTATGCTGCAGATCTGCTACCTGACGCGCCATGATGGATGATAAGTTCATGATCAAGCCTCCTTTGCATACGTTAAGCATACCAAATCCATTTTCCCTGAAAAAGGCAAAATGGAAAAATAGTCATAAAGTTGTTGATAATCCATCTATATTGAAGCGCTTTCTATGATACACTAGCGGAAAAAGGAGGGGTGTCATTATGTCAGTGACTTTAGTGCTGATCATTTCCATCGCCATCTGTATCCTCGTGATCTTCATCAGTGCCCTCACGACATCAAAGGCCTATACATCCGTCAAACATACCGTGGATCCCATTGAAAACAATCCGCATCTTGAGCATATGGAAAAGGAAGAGAATCAAAAGAAGGAAGAGCCGAAACGATGAGGCTCCTCCCCATATAAAAACCCCGGCATCCGCCGGGGTTTCCTGTTTTACGCAAATACCTGCTTCAGATCTTCCTTGCTTTGACCCAACCAGAATTTCATCAGTTTCTTCGCTCCATCCAGATCATGAAGCTTCGCCTGGCCACACTGTTTTTCATTGGCAGCAGGAATTTCCTCGATCGTGATGGCGTCTTCCATGGTTGCATGAAGAAGATCAATGATCTCTTCGACTGTCGGCTCTCCGCTCACTACGAGGTAATAGCCGGTCTGGCATCCCATCGGGGAAATGTCGATGATATCGAAATGTTTATATGGCTCAGCATATTCACGGATCGTGAAGGCGAGAAGATGCTCAAGAGTATGGATCGTATCCGGCTTCATGGCCTGCTTATTCGGCTGACAGAAACGGATGTCGAACTTATTCACCAGTCCGTCGCTCCCCACTTTGTGAACTCCGCAGTGGCGGACATATGGTGCTTTTACTGCATTATGGTCCAATTCAAAGCTTTCTACTGAAGGCATTGATTCATCACTCCTATTTTGGATTCTTCATCAGTATACCGTAAATTCAAAGTTATTTCATCAACTTAATCCGAATTAACCATCGGTCATTCTTTGTTTTCCCGGATCAGTCCGTCGTAAACAAACTTTTTTGGCTGAGATGATCTTTCTGCTATAGTAAAGGAAAACGAACGCGGAAGGACCACACATGATGAAACGATTACTTCTCATCTTATTCAAGATCTATCAAAAAGTCATCTCACCACTTAAGCCTCCCACCTGTCGTTTTTACCCGACCTGCTCCCACTACGGCATCACGGCCGTGAGTCGATTCGGTGCCTTGAAGGGCGGATACCTGACCGTGAGGCGCATCGTGAAATGCCACCCTTTCCACCCGGGCGGCATCGATGAAGTACCCGCGGAATGGCCGCCGAAGAAGGACCACGTCCACTAGACATGGTCTTTTTTTCTTGAACCGAATCAGGAGGCGGCAAAGGCGGGCATACTGAGTAGAAAATAATACTTGCGCTTCTGGAAGAACGATAGTAAAATAACCAATGTGCTAAATCGTAATCATTACAGTTTATAGAGGAGGTTCTCTTTTGAAGTATATTCGTAAAAGTTGGCTCATTGCCCTTGTGCTGATCTTATCGGCTTGCGGTGCTTCATCTTCGGATGGAGATGGGAAGAAAAAAGATGTTCTGGAGGTACATACCACGGTGTATCCCCTTGAGGACTTCACCAAACGGATCGGTGGTGATCACGTAAAAGTAGAGAGTGTTTATCCACCTGGATCTGATGAACATTCCTACGAACCATCTCAAAAGGATATGATCGACATGGCCGATGGGGATGTGTTCTTTTATATCGGACTGGGACTGGAAGGCTTCGTGGACAAATCGAAATCCATCCTTGAAAACGAAGATGTGAAAGTCGTGGCTACAAGCGAAGGGATCGACCTCGAATCCCATGAGGGTCACGATCACGACGCCCATGAAGAGGGAGAAGATCATGAAGAGGAAGGGCATGACCACGGGGATAC from Rossellomorea marisflavi includes the following:
- a CDS encoding S-ribosylhomocysteine lyase, with translation MPSVESFELDHNAVKAPYVRHCGVHKVGSDGLVNKFDIRFCQPNKQAMKPDTIHTLEHLLAFTIREYAEPYKHFDIIDISPMGCQTGYYLVVSGEPTVEEIIDLLHATMEDAITIEEIPAANEKQCGQAKLHDLDGAKKLMKFWLGQSKEDLKQVFA
- a CDS encoding phage holin family protein, producing the protein MERVLLVAGSGMGAYIIQLFGEWNPLLTFLVAVVILDYFTGVIAGAIEGKLSSRFGLKGIARKVLIFALVTVAHLLDTILSDQYFIRNATIIFYICNEMISIIENVGRAGVPVPEFLKKAVEILKKRGK
- the ytkD gene encoding RNA deprotection pyrophosphohydrolase encodes the protein MEQFKDANGLDVHFSYRRDAFSPESGHVLVICRYGEDWVFTRHKKRGLEFPGGKREKGESLEEAAIRETYEETGAVITEPAFIGEYKVHGDAPFVKTIFFGEVKEIIDKEDYLETDGIFLWNGDWTGIQDDPSFSFIMKDRVIELALKKVTNG
- a CDS encoding ABC transporter ATP-binding protein produces the protein MSFLSLDSISHTYFSLKAANAAIDDVSLHVDEGEFISFIGPSGCGKTTLLSIIAGLMDPTEGSVNLEGRPISERRDLTGYMLQQDYLFPWKTIEENILIGLSIKGTVTPGKRKEASALLKEMGLEGVQNLYPRELSGGMRQRAALIRTLITEPRLLLLDEPFSALDYQTKLKLEDLVFTTLKSFGKTAILVTHDIGEAIAMSDRIYLFAAKPGRIHATFEVPVGLRGQTPFDVRNHDDYPAFFQMIWKELESLDA
- a CDS encoding ABC transporter permease; the protein is MTRDTHQKHKEYIQSLKKEKRLVWLYQGLIFIVFFGAWETASRQSWIDPLIFSSPTKIWDLFMEKLSDGTLVTNLSVTLGETVIGFILGTLLGTLLAALLWWSPFLSKVLDPYLVILNAMPKVALGPILIVGLGPGFTSIIAMGTIISVIITTIVVYTSFREVDPNYLKVMHTFGAKRSRTFKEVILPSSFPTIISTLKVNVGLSWVGVIVGEFLVSAKGLGYMIIYGFQVFNFTLVLMSLLVIAVCATLMYKVVEIIEKKLIRS
- a CDS encoding alpha/beta hydrolase family protein; translated protein: MKNGTIIQKYEFPSPNPAVRMFELTYMSGGLKVKGMLAEPANGSGYPGFLYLRGGIKGVGKVRPARIGQFASHGFIVFAPYYRGNLGGEGSEDFAGDDREDAVSGVDLLRDHPRVTGGIHVFGFSRGGVMALLTAIERPDVASVVSWGGVTDMFLTYEERVDLRRMMKRVIGGTPKKVPERYEWRTPLFQLDRLKAPVLIIHGEQDQNVSIEHARRLEEGLREMGKKVETQYYQAYTHYFPPRKNQEIVAGMCEWMKKHEGE
- a CDS encoding putative motility protein, which encodes MNLSSIMARQVADLQHTVSLSLMKTQMATQAAQAVVMLQDMKEASHPHKGTVIDQKG
- the yidD gene encoding membrane protein insertion efficiency factor YidD, with product MKRLLLILFKIYQKVISPLKPPTCRFYPTCSHYGITAVSRFGALKGGYLTVRRIVKCHPFHPGGIDEVPAEWPPKKDHVH
- a CDS encoding DUF6154 family protein, with amino-acid sequence MKLIEEIYEMYRGRIKGTDEDLDLIALTILEDTSREELLEMLNELETGELEYFFRLYIFETLKERWSKGAGREPAGNKSYH
- the ytzI gene encoding YtzI protein; the encoded protein is MSVTLVLIISIAICILVIFISALTTSKAYTSVKHTVDPIENNPHLEHMEKEENQKKEEPKR
- a CDS encoding hemolysin family protein, with translation MSIDLLFLLILMILNAFFAASEIALISMNDTKIKLLAEQGDKKAGLLVNLLAEPSRFLATIQVGITLAGFLASAFAAGSFAGRMADLLHDWGVPLSQRILETVSVVVITIILSYFTLVIGELVPKRIAMQRPEPISMFVARPLSILSALTYPFVKLLTLSTNAILRLFGIDPDAHDEEVTEEEIRMMVDVGKERGTIQDAEKTMINNIFEFDNTTVSMIMVHRTNVTALSVDAGFEEVVHFVNQEKYTRFPVYEEDIDHITGVLHVKDILQYMETGVKEDFDLKQVSRPPYFVPESRMTDELFRDLQLNKVHLAVVLDEFGGTAGIVTLEDLLEEIVGDIYDEYDDEEEGYEQIDERVYEFDGTTNLHDAERILETDLPSEEFDTVSGFIISELGDIPEPGAAVEFERITFRVLEADEKRIKRVLITLPDDE
- a CDS encoding ABC transporter substrate-binding protein, whose protein sequence is MAVAGIALLASGCGKQAEPLEKVRVAEVTRSIFYAPEYVAIEKGFFEDEGLNVELKTTWGGDKTMTALLSNGADIALVGSETSIYVHAQGSDDPVINFAQLTQTDGTFLVSREKVENFEWEQLKGTTFLGQRKGGMPQMVGEFVLKEHGIDPHKDLDLIQNIDFANVANAFASGTGDYVQLFEPTASIFEKEGKGHIVASFGTESGHVPYTTFMAKESYMKKNDETVDKFTRALYKAQQWVDQASSKEIAEVIAPYFEDTDPAIMETVVDRYKSQGSFATDPVLDQEEWENLQNIMDQAGELPERINHDTLVNTSIAEKASKE